In one Natronoarchaeum mannanilyticum genomic region, the following are encoded:
- a CDS encoding DUF2270 domain-containing protein: MPDSSGDEFDPTAPDQREIGREMVDDSTGLGSVMAHAYRGEIDRVGTWRQRLDETTKWAVTLMAAILTWAFSSTDNPHYILLIGVVVVTIFLGIEARRYRDYDVFRSRTRVIQENLLANALDPSQGTEDHDWRAELSSDYRRPTLKVSFYEALANRLRRVYLALLGVLLVAWVFRITAFAPRQDWLTTAGIARIPGIVVIVVVGVFYVVLLGATFWPHERHAKGEFREGDPDDWKETDQ, from the coding sequence ATGCCCGATTCGAGTGGCGACGAGTTCGACCCGACAGCACCGGACCAACGCGAGATCGGCCGCGAAATGGTTGACGACAGTACGGGACTCGGGTCGGTGATGGCCCACGCCTACCGCGGAGAGATTGACCGAGTGGGGACGTGGCGGCAGCGCCTCGACGAGACGACGAAGTGGGCGGTGACGCTGATGGCAGCAATCTTGACGTGGGCGTTTTCAAGTACTGACAACCCACACTATATCCTGCTGATCGGGGTTGTCGTCGTCACCATCTTTCTGGGTATCGAAGCACGGCGGTACCGGGACTACGACGTCTTTCGCTCTCGTACTCGAGTCATCCAAGAGAACCTGCTTGCAAACGCCCTCGATCCGTCCCAAGGCACTGAAGATCACGACTGGCGAGCGGAACTGAGCAGTGACTATCGCAGGCCGACGCTGAAAGTCTCATTCTACGAGGCACTCGCAAACCGGCTCCGGCGCGTGTACCTTGCGCTACTCGGTGTCCTCTTGGTCGCGTGGGTCTTCCGGATCACAGCGTTCGCACCGCGCCAAGACTGGCTGACAACCGCTGGAATCGCCCGTATCCCCGGGATTGTTGTGATTGTCGTTGTGGGTGTGTTCTACGTCGTACTGCTGGGCGCCACTTTCTGGCCCCATGAGCGCCATGCCAAGGGCGAATTCCGTGAAGGAGACCCGGACGACTGGAAAGAGACAGATCAATGA
- a CDS encoding Fic family protein: MRDAEIEDAAPGELVSYGRESYYRPAPLPPSRDLAVDADFYDLIADATFWLGKLSGISLELDFPPVLYTSLLRKEAMESAEIEGADVDYNALYSLETRALDEGADGRSAESVPSGTGMKDTQEVLNYERAVENGIDAIDAGEELSVDLLHDLHETLLADVSDDRVDTDTIGAYKTVPNHLGDFLPPVPDAVDGLMDALMTYYRTGGSYHALVDIALFHYQFETIHPYGDGNGRLGRLLITLQLYDGGLLERPNLYLSEYFNRNKASYVDRMEAVRTRGDWEGWLSFFVKGVAQQAEESVDRTLALDELRRRYENEYGGVRYAKNRLACKLFEQPYVTTNTVADMLDIERSTAYRAIDALEDDGVLEEVTGKDRNQEYRAKEIFEILERPPQTY; the protein is encoded by the coding sequence ATGAGAGACGCCGAAATAGAGGATGCGGCGCCTGGCGAACTCGTCTCCTACGGGAGAGAGTCGTACTACAGGCCCGCTCCGCTGCCCCCTTCGCGTGACCTCGCGGTAGACGCGGACTTCTACGATCTGATCGCCGACGCCACGTTCTGGCTCGGCAAGCTCAGCGGCATCAGCCTCGAACTCGATTTCCCGCCCGTTCTCTACACGTCGCTCCTCCGGAAGGAGGCGATGGAGTCTGCCGAGATCGAAGGCGCCGACGTCGACTACAACGCGCTCTACAGCCTCGAAACCCGCGCACTCGACGAGGGTGCGGACGGTCGTTCCGCCGAGTCCGTGCCGAGCGGAACGGGGATGAAGGATACGCAGGAAGTCCTCAACTACGAGCGGGCCGTCGAAAACGGCATCGACGCCATCGACGCCGGCGAGGAACTCTCCGTCGATCTTCTTCACGACCTCCACGAGACCCTCCTCGCGGACGTCTCGGACGACCGCGTCGACACCGACACGATCGGCGCCTACAAGACGGTGCCCAACCACCTCGGGGACTTTCTCCCGCCGGTACCGGATGCGGTCGACGGGCTGATGGACGCGCTGATGACGTACTATCGAACCGGCGGGAGCTATCACGCGCTCGTCGACATCGCCCTGTTTCACTACCAGTTCGAGACGATCCACCCGTACGGCGACGGGAACGGGCGACTCGGCCGCCTTCTCATTACGCTCCAGCTGTACGACGGCGGCCTTCTCGAACGGCCGAACCTCTACCTCAGCGAGTACTTCAACCGGAACAAGGCCTCGTACGTGGACCGAATGGAGGCGGTACGCACCCGCGGCGACTGGGAGGGCTGGCTCTCGTTCTTCGTGAAGGGAGTCGCCCAGCAAGCCGAGGAGTCCGTCGACCGCACCCTCGCGCTCGATGAGCTGCGGCGTCGCTACGAGAACGAGTACGGCGGCGTCCGGTACGCGAAAAACCGTCTGGCGTGCAAGCTGTTTGAGCAGCCCTACGTGACGACCAACACGGTCGCGGATATGCTCGACATCGAGCGGTCCACGGCGTACCGGGCGATCGACGCGCTGGAAGACGACGGCGTCTTGGAGGAAGTCACGGGGAAAGACCGTAATCAGGAGTATCGCGCGAAGGAAATCTTCGAGATTCTCGAACGGCCGCCCCAGACGTACTGA
- a CDS encoding helix-turn-helix domain-containing protein, with protein sequence MSQFDRTAGSEPDADTDSDSESDAAPAARTESELLPADVFSTLGNDTRVDILRALLELGADDHPVSFTALFDQVDIDDSANFSYHLRQLTGHFVKQSDDGYEFRYPGRKVVSSIFTGALTERAQLGFFPVEGSCYACDGELHGWYVDDTLSIGCVDCGAVQVSYPFPSGGLDDRSTDDLLEAFHHYVRHHYCLAADGVCPECTGAVETSLVRDPADADLDVGVEHVCQRCQYSLQSTVGVTLLDHSDTLVFYANRGVDLNTEPFWQFDWCVSDEYTTVVSEEPLRVRLSLPCGDDKLDVLIDETVSVIETTVRERADRQ encoded by the coding sequence ATGAGCCAATTCGATCGGACCGCCGGCTCCGAGCCGGACGCGGACACGGATTCGGACTCCGAGAGCGACGCTGCGCCCGCCGCCCGGACCGAATCGGAGCTGCTCCCCGCGGACGTCTTCTCGACGCTCGGGAACGACACCCGCGTCGATATTCTCCGGGCGCTGCTCGAACTCGGCGCGGACGACCACCCCGTGAGTTTCACCGCCCTCTTCGATCAGGTCGACATCGACGACAGCGCGAACTTCAGCTACCACCTCCGCCAGCTCACCGGCCACTTCGTCAAGCAGAGCGACGACGGGTACGAGTTCCGCTACCCCGGCCGAAAGGTCGTCAGCTCGATCTTCACCGGCGCCCTCACGGAACGCGCGCAGCTCGGCTTCTTCCCCGTCGAAGGGTCGTGCTACGCGTGCGACGGCGAGCTCCACGGCTGGTACGTCGACGACACCCTCTCGATCGGCTGCGTCGACTGCGGCGCCGTCCAGGTGAGCTACCCGTTCCCGTCCGGCGGGCTCGACGACCGATCGACCGACGACCTCCTCGAGGCGTTCCATCACTACGTTCGCCACCACTACTGCCTGGCTGCCGACGGCGTCTGCCCCGAGTGCACCGGCGCCGTCGAGACGAGTCTCGTTCGCGATCCCGCGGATGCCGACCTCGACGTCGGCGTCGAGCACGTCTGCCAGCGCTGCCAGTACAGCCTCCAGTCGACGGTCGGCGTCACGCTGCTGGACCACTCCGACACGCTCGTCTTTTACGCGAACCGCGGCGTCGATCTGAACACCGAGCCGTTCTGGCAGTTCGACTGGTGCGTCAGCGACGAGTACACGACCGTCGTCTCGGAGGAGCCGCTTCGCGTCCGGCTGTCGCTGCCCTGCGGGGACGACAAGCTGGACGTGCTGATCGACGAGACCGTCTCCGTGATCGAGACGACTGTTCGCGAGCGGGCGGACCGGCAGTAG
- a CDS encoding class I SAM-dependent methyltransferase → MALTNRWNRVRYRLYAPIYDTVARPLERGRKRAIERLDPSLDSRILILGCGTGMDLEYLPESVSVTAIDLTSRMVRRTATRGTALDRDVAVGIADAHNVPFTEGSFDAVLLHLVLSVVPDPAAVVAETERVLTPDGRVSIYDKFGPEDGDPSFARRIANPIARLLFADLNRPLEPMLADTSLTVGRREQFLGGLYTVTIARRDPGE, encoded by the coding sequence ATGGCGCTAACGAACCGCTGGAACCGGGTTCGGTACCGGCTGTACGCGCCGATCTACGACACGGTGGCGCGGCCGCTGGAACGGGGTCGAAAGCGGGCGATCGAGCGACTCGATCCGAGCCTGGACAGTCGGATCCTGATTCTCGGCTGCGGAACCGGAATGGATCTCGAGTACCTTCCGGAGTCGGTATCGGTGACGGCGATCGATCTGACATCCCGGATGGTCCGACGGACTGCAACTCGTGGGACCGCTCTAGATCGTGACGTCGCCGTCGGAATCGCGGACGCGCACAACGTACCGTTTACCGAGGGGTCGTTCGATGCGGTCCTGCTGCACCTCGTCCTCTCGGTGGTCCCCGATCCCGCAGCCGTGGTCGCCGAAACCGAGCGCGTCCTGACGCCGGATGGTCGCGTTTCGATCTACGACAAGTTCGGCCCGGAGGACGGCGACCCGTCGTTCGCCAGGCGAATCGCCAATCCGATCGCCCGTCTCCTGTTTGCGGATCTCAACCGCCCGCTCGAACCGATGCTCGCCGATACGAGCCTCACCGTCGGCCGGCGAGAACAGTTCCTCGGTGGCCTCTATACGGTCACGATCGCTCGTCGGGACCCTGGCGAGTAA
- a CDS encoding ABC transporter ATP-binding protein: MTVLETDNLTKRYGTGERRVLAVDGLDVQIESGEVFGFLGLNGAGKSTTIDMLLDYVRPTEGTATILGRDVHAESEELRRHIGVLPEGLDLYDRLTGRRHLEFAVDWKDADDDADAILDRIGLSTADAARTVGGYSKGMQQRLALGMVLVGDPDLLLLDEPSSGLDPHGIRRMRNIVREEAADGTTVFFSSHILGEVEAVCDRVGILSEGRLVAVDDVESLRETVGAGSELRLRVATDIPVDVSEIDGVASVARAGRELRVTTDDPRAKAAVVARLVNRGVEVLDVDSDEPSLEDVFTAYTTGQERDGGEDDAPEAREVVA; the protein is encoded by the coding sequence ATGACGGTACTCGAAACGGACAACCTGACGAAGCGGTACGGCACCGGCGAGCGGCGCGTGCTCGCGGTCGACGGACTCGACGTGCAGATCGAGTCCGGAGAGGTGTTCGGCTTTCTCGGTCTCAACGGCGCCGGCAAGTCCACGACCATCGACATGCTCCTGGACTACGTCCGGCCCACCGAGGGGACCGCGACGATCCTCGGGCGCGACGTTCACGCGGAGTCCGAGGAACTCCGACGTCATATCGGCGTCCTCCCCGAGGGACTCGATCTGTACGACCGGCTCACCGGGCGCCGCCACCTCGAATTCGCCGTCGACTGGAAGGACGCCGACGACGACGCGGACGCGATCCTCGATCGGATCGGGCTCTCGACCGCGGACGCCGCGCGGACCGTCGGCGGATACTCCAAGGGGATGCAACAGCGACTCGCCCTGGGGATGGTTCTGGTCGGCGATCCGGACCTCCTGCTCCTCGACGAACCGTCGTCGGGGCTGGATCCGCACGGGATCCGCCGGATGCGTAACATCGTCCGGGAGGAGGCCGCCGACGGGACGACGGTCTTCTTTTCCAGTCACATCCTCGGCGAGGTGGAGGCGGTCTGCGACCGCGTCGGGATCCTCTCGGAGGGCCGACTCGTCGCCGTCGACGACGTCGAGAGCCTCCGGGAGACGGTCGGCGCCGGGTCCGAACTCCGGCTCCGCGTCGCGACCGACATCCCCGTCGACGTGAGCGAGATCGACGGCGTCGCGTCCGTCGCCCGGGCCGGACGTGAGCTTCGGGTGACGACCGACGATCCGCGCGCGAAAGCGGCCGTCGTCGCACGGCTCGTGAACCGCGGCGTCGAGGTGCTCGACGTCGATTCGGACGAGCCATCGCTGGAGGACGTGTTCACCGCCTACACGACGGGGCAAGAGCGGGACGGCGGCGAGGACGACGCCCCCGAGGCGCGGGAGGTGGTCGCATGA
- a CDS encoding ABC transporter permease subunit gives MTATWASLARKDFADAARSKMLWGFIAVFVAFLAMSLPVAEQLFPETVTVTPAKALSGVAMLAQLFVPGIALVAGYMAVVGERRSGSLRVLLSYPFSRRDVVVGKLVGRLSVTATALTVGYAVGSVLVVALYGVPDVSAFAGFVGAGVLVGLTFTGLAVGGSAAAASRGQAMTLTVGSFVAMVFFWKPVAAGLYYAVTGSLPGLRADRWYVLLKRLNPLEAFRVLASAVLDEEVSAVPEFPVEDVPATPERLELANRLAGDVPFYLQEWFSIVVLLAWGVFPVVLGYRRFERSDLG, from the coding sequence ATGACGGCAACCTGGGCCAGCCTCGCTCGCAAGGACTTCGCGGACGCCGCGCGCTCGAAGATGCTCTGGGGGTTCATCGCCGTGTTCGTCGCGTTCCTGGCGATGTCGCTCCCCGTCGCCGAGCAGCTGTTTCCCGAAACCGTGACCGTCACGCCCGCCAAGGCGCTGTCGGGCGTCGCGATGCTGGCGCAGCTGTTCGTCCCGGGCATCGCGCTGGTGGCCGGCTACATGGCCGTCGTCGGCGAGCGCCGGTCGGGGAGCCTGCGCGTCCTGCTGAGCTACCCGTTCTCCCGGCGCGACGTCGTCGTCGGGAAACTCGTCGGTCGACTCAGCGTCACCGCGACGGCGCTCACCGTCGGCTACGCCGTCGGCAGCGTGCTCGTCGTCGCGCTGTACGGCGTCCCCGACGTCTCGGCGTTCGCCGGATTCGTGGGCGCCGGCGTGCTGGTCGGGCTAACCTTCACTGGCCTGGCCGTCGGCGGCTCGGCCGCCGCGGCGTCGCGCGGGCAGGCGATGACGCTGACCGTCGGATCGTTCGTGGCGATGGTGTTCTTCTGGAAGCCCGTCGCCGCGGGACTGTACTACGCGGTCACCGGCTCCCTGCCGGGGCTCCGCGCCGATCGGTGGTACGTCCTGCTGAAGCGGCTCAACCCGCTGGAGGCGTTCCGCGTCCTCGCGAGCGCCGTGCTCGACGAGGAGGTGAGCGCAGTCCCCGAGTTCCCCGTCGAGGACGTGCCGGCGACCCCCGAGCGGCTCGAGCTCGCGAACCGGCTGGCCGGCGACGTCCCGTTCTACCTCCAGGAGTGGTTCTCGATCGTCGTGTTGCTCGCGTGGGGCGTGTTCCCGGTCGTGCTGGGGTACCGGCGGTTCGAGCGCTCGGATCTCGGGTGA
- a CDS encoding NAD(P)/FAD-dependent oxidoreductase has product MTRSATLDVLIVGGGIAGLGLAGYLARQGCEPTVVEQATEWRSSGYGIGLWSDGLAVLDELDCLGAVRQRAADPNRIEIRATGGERLRQTTIPPDRTLLLAVHRADLHAALRTAVPADWIRMGTTPARIRERRGGVDVTFDDGRTETFDLVVGADGIHSTVREQCFTEWTLRDLDTYVWSLWVEEDVDVGGDMVSVWGPGSEGFVARVGDRVGVNLAARLESAPEPPALDELRTLADAVDWQRPALLEETDEEPFFDRVREVTCERWRTDRVALVGDAAHALHPIAGMGASLALQDARVLAQELATTRPERVSTALDRFEARRRKPVEREKRKARVEAAVTFVESEPLRRLRNGVVEHTPILDLFVRQQAISG; this is encoded by the coding sequence ATGACGCGTTCCGCAACCCTCGACGTGCTGATCGTCGGCGGGGGTATCGCCGGCCTCGGGCTCGCCGGGTATCTGGCCCGACAGGGGTGCGAGCCCACTGTGGTCGAGCAGGCGACCGAGTGGCGATCGAGCGGGTACGGCATCGGGCTCTGGTCGGACGGGCTCGCCGTGCTGGACGAGCTCGACTGTCTCGGGGCGGTCCGGCAGCGAGCGGCCGACCCGAACCGAATCGAGATCCGCGCGACCGGGGGCGAACGCCTCAGGCAAACGACGATCCCGCCCGACCGGACGCTACTGCTCGCCGTCCATCGCGCCGACCTCCACGCGGCGCTTCGAACGGCGGTTCCGGCGGACTGGATTCGGATGGGAACGACGCCCGCACGTATCAGAGAGCGACGCGGCGGGGTCGACGTCACCTTCGACGACGGGCGGACCGAGACGTTCGATCTCGTCGTCGGCGCGGACGGGATCCACTCGACCGTTCGCGAGCAGTGTTTCACCGAGTGGACCCTCAGGGATCTCGACACCTACGTCTGGTCGCTGTGGGTCGAGGAGGACGTCGATGTCGGGGGAGACATGGTCAGCGTCTGGGGGCCGGGCAGCGAGGGCTTCGTCGCTCGTGTCGGCGACCGCGTCGGCGTCAACCTCGCCGCCCGTCTCGAGAGCGCGCCGGAGCCGCCGGCACTCGACGAGTTGCGGACGCTGGCCGACGCCGTCGACTGGCAGCGCCCGGCGCTCCTGGAGGAGACTGACGAGGAGCCGTTCTTCGACCGCGTGCGCGAGGTCACCTGCGAGCGGTGGCGGACCGACCGGGTCGCGCTCGTCGGCGACGCCGCCCACGCGCTCCACCCGATCGCCGGGATGGGAGCGTCGCTCGCCCTGCAGGACGCTCGGGTCCTCGCCCAGGAACTCGCGACGACGCGGCCCGAGCGCGTCTCGACGGCGCTCGACCGCTTCGAAGCGCGGCGCAGGAAGCCCGTCGAACGGGAGAAGCGGAAAGCGCGCGTCGAAGCCGCAGTCACGTTCGTGGAGTCCGAACCGCTGCGTCGGCTCCGGAACGGCGTCGTCGAACACACGCCGATACTCGACCTGTTCGTCCGACAGCAAGCGATCAGCGGCTGA
- a CDS encoding FAD-dependent oxidoreductase — translation MGASPASAETSVSTDVAIVGAGIAGTALAYLLARSGVDVVLAERHTDLSREFRGFGFQPLALQYFDRMDLLEKVYALDPVRIRRPHVHAFGKRYAIADLSTYSDIYDHVVFMEQPPLLRLLIDEAEHYATFEYRDGTPVTGLLTERDRIVGVRATDRATTRGLDVRADVVVAADGRYSTVRDELGLGANRFESDVELVWVKLPDSTAAEPVDVYINEHGVLANFGLPGGEVQLGLPIEAGTYPDIRAQGPDAFAARLAAIAPGYRETIETHFTGFEQCSLLRIAPGITENWTRDGLVLIGDAAHVASPFGGQGNLMALKDAVALHPILADALAERDEGTPLSEGALRGFERTRRPQVEATVRLQRRMGGGIGWIARNSDALPPTAFRLLFRALFTLGEPIMRDTVRHMLFGDDPPSVARSYFAAAPESCE, via the coding sequence ATGGGTGCCTCGCCAGCGTCGGCGGAAACCTCAGTTTCGACGGACGTCGCGATCGTCGGGGCGGGAATCGCGGGTACCGCCCTCGCGTACCTCCTCGCGCGGAGCGGCGTCGACGTCGTGCTCGCGGAGCGCCACACCGACCTCTCGCGCGAGTTCCGCGGGTTCGGGTTTCAACCGCTCGCTCTGCAGTACTTCGACCGGATGGACCTGCTCGAGAAGGTGTACGCGCTCGATCCCGTGCGGATCCGGCGGCCTCACGTCCACGCGTTCGGGAAGCGCTACGCGATCGCCGATCTCTCGACGTACTCCGATATCTACGACCACGTGGTGTTCATGGAACAGCCGCCTCTCCTGCGACTGCTCATCGACGAGGCCGAGCACTACGCCACCTTCGAGTACCGCGACGGGACGCCCGTCACCGGGCTTCTGACCGAGCGGGACCGGATCGTCGGCGTCCGGGCCACGGATCGGGCGACTACCCGGGGGCTCGACGTCCGCGCGGACGTCGTCGTGGCCGCCGACGGCCGATACTCGACGGTCCGCGACGAGCTGGGACTCGGTGCGAACCGCTTCGAGTCCGACGTGGAACTCGTCTGGGTCAAGCTCCCCGATTCGACCGCCGCGGAGCCAGTGGACGTCTACATCAACGAACACGGCGTCCTCGCCAACTTCGGACTCCCGGGCGGCGAGGTCCAGCTCGGACTCCCCATCGAGGCGGGAACGTACCCCGACATCCGGGCGCAGGGGCCCGACGCGTTCGCGGCCCGACTCGCGGCGATCGCTCCCGGGTACCGGGAGACGATCGAGACTCACTTCACCGGCTTCGAGCAGTGCTCGCTCCTGCGGATCGCCCCGGGGATCACCGAGAACTGGACGCGGGACGGCCTCGTCCTGATCGGTGACGCGGCCCACGTCGCCTCGCCGTTCGGCGGCCAGGGGAACCTCATGGCCCTCAAAGACGCGGTCGCACTCCATCCAATTCTGGCGGACGCTCTCGCAGAGCGCGACGAGGGCACTCCCCTCTCCGAAGGCGCGCTTCGCGGGTTCGAGCGCACGCGCCGCCCACAGGTCGAAGCGACCGTCCGCCTGCAGCGACGGATGGGCGGCGGTATCGGGTGGATCGCACGCAACAGCGACGCACTCCCGCCGACAGCGTTTCGACTCCTGTTCCGGGCGCTGTTCACGCTGGGCGAGCCGATCATGCGAGATACCGTCCGGCACATGTTGTTCGGCGACGACCCGCCATCGGTAGCGCGGTCGTACTTCGCCGCGGCGCCGGAATCGTGCGAGTAA
- a CDS encoding helix-turn-helix domain-containing protein, protein MREAIVRLHDWDLASLELDAVVDVLRAAGLQDVAELDSEGVHQVRVAEPIPAAELERLDAIEWWEAVDESQSGATYLWKARASPCDEACPLDEHSTAYEISAVRERGFDLTLVGSHDEIGRSIERMLGAGVNVDLERLSELRGPTSTMDRLTDRQREVLRTAHSLGYYDVPRRTSTEDLAEELNLEPSTVSEHLQRAERNLVDDVLVPGE, encoded by the coding sequence ATGCGCGAAGCCATCGTCCGCCTGCACGACTGGGACCTGGCGTCCCTCGAACTCGACGCCGTCGTCGACGTGCTCAGAGCCGCCGGCCTGCAAGACGTCGCAGAGCTCGACTCCGAGGGCGTCCACCAGGTCCGCGTCGCGGAGCCGATCCCCGCCGCGGAACTGGAGCGACTGGACGCGATCGAATGGTGGGAAGCGGTCGACGAGTCGCAGTCCGGAGCCACGTACCTCTGGAAGGCTCGGGCGTCGCCCTGCGACGAAGCCTGTCCGCTGGACGAACACAGCACCGCCTACGAGATCTCGGCTGTCCGCGAGCGGGGCTTCGACCTCACGCTCGTCGGTTCGCACGACGAGATCGGCCGGAGCATCGAGCGGATGCTCGGAGCCGGCGTGAACGTCGATCTCGAACGGCTGTCGGAGCTCCGCGGACCGACGTCGACGATGGACCGCCTGACCGATCGCCAGCGCGAGGTGCTCCGGACTGCCCACTCCCTCGGGTACTACGACGTTCCCCGCCGGACTTCGACCGAGGACCTCGCCGAGGAACTCAATCTCGAGCCTTCGACGGTGTCGGAACACCTCCAGCGCGCCGAGCGCAACCTCGTGGACGACGTGCTTGTTCCGGGCGAGTGA
- a CDS encoding NAD(P)-dependent oxidoreductase, which produces MDVLLLGASGRIGRRVADELLDRGHGVTGVSRSGEIEGVDDPELVSVAGDATDPDDVARLAAGHDAVASTLGPGDDESPDVLVEMMEAVIEGLGRASVDRLVWTGGAGGLHVGPDTRLVDTDDFPEEWESLARAAIDAYDVLEAADDLDWTYLAPAAMIEPGERTGEYRTAEGELVADEEGDSYISMEDFAVALVDELEEGNAVHTYLGTGY; this is translated from the coding sequence ATGGATGTACTTCTCCTGGGTGCGAGCGGTCGTATCGGTCGCCGCGTCGCGGACGAACTGCTCGATCGGGGCCACGGCGTCACCGGCGTCTCGCGGAGCGGCGAGATCGAGGGCGTCGACGATCCGGAGCTCGTTTCGGTCGCGGGCGACGCGACCGATCCCGACGACGTCGCACGGCTCGCCGCGGGCCACGACGCGGTGGCATCGACGCTCGGCCCGGGCGACGACGAGTCCCCGGACGTGCTCGTCGAGATGATGGAAGCCGTCATCGAGGGATTGGGCCGCGCGTCGGTCGACCGCCTCGTGTGGACCGGCGGAGCCGGCGGCCTGCACGTCGGCCCGGACACCCGCCTGGTCGACACCGACGACTTCCCCGAGGAGTGGGAGTCTCTCGCCCGCGCGGCCATCGACGCCTACGACGTCCTCGAGGCGGCCGACGACCTCGACTGGACGTACCTCGCGCCCGCCGCAATGATCGAACCCGGCGAGCGCACCGGCGAGTACCGGACCGCCGAGGGCGAGCTCGTCGCCGACGAGGAGGGCGACAGCTACATCTCGATGGAGGACTTCGCCGTCGCCCTCGTCGACGAACTCGAGGAGGGGAACGCCGTTCATACCTACCTCGGGACCGGGTACTGA
- a CDS encoding helix-turn-helix domain-containing protein, producing MARILPTNSEATVDRGGDPQLICLDDDRADEILAAVQSDTARSVVRALTEKPMTPTEIAESLEMSVENATYHLDNLEEAGLVAVVDTVYSEKGREMAVYGPAEEPLVLFFGSRENDQGLRAAFAEFVPAIGPVAALIAIKEVLGRSLDLGDLAGDLF from the coding sequence ATGGCCCGGATACTTCCGACGAACAGCGAGGCGACAGTCGACCGAGGCGGCGATCCGCAGTTGATCTGCCTCGACGACGATCGGGCCGACGAGATCCTCGCCGCGGTCCAGTCGGACACCGCCCGGTCCGTCGTTCGTGCCCTGACCGAGAAGCCGATGACGCCGACGGAGATCGCGGAGTCCCTCGAGATGTCCGTGGAGAACGCCACCTACCACCTCGACAACCTCGAGGAAGCCGGGCTCGTCGCGGTCGTCGATACCGTCTACTCCGAGAAGGGCCGCGAGATGGCGGTGTACGGTCCGGCCGAGGAGCCGCTGGTGTTGTTCTTCGGCTCGCGGGAGAACGACCAGGGGCTGCGTGCCGCCTTTGCGGAGTTCGTTCCCGCGATCGGCCCCGTCGCGGCGCTGATCGCGATCAAGGAAGTACTGGGTCGGTCTCTCGATCTCGGCGATCTGGCTGGGGACCTCTTCTGA